Proteins co-encoded in one Terriglobales bacterium genomic window:
- a CDS encoding Ig-like domain-containing protein, protein MKFRLVLALLLLSISLLAQTCPLASVPLGLNTNLGGAVPYGVTSHPFNVNVSGAGWYPITTSGDDQAARIHVMDPASNNCYGSGGYDGSCLYPNPEFGQGSPVNGQPYLIVDNSTPLVPVYIPADQYHYESDAINDVTHGFCNPGPNGNGLQSCTAAVPIPAGRTDFCSGSGCTVNDSSDRIAVLVNRDNCYAFEMYKGYYDSVAGKWYASNVAIWDMMNYVPRPYGMTGIGASGTPIFPLLIKYDETHNNAINHTLRCEMSNSRNAAILPAEHRTSGAGPGWPEQGLRWRLKSSYDTSWMSNPDAKAVVQALKTYGCIMTDNSGGGFYVDGSNDSRWNGYPMWLELQSIRFINQSTGVPNFEFVTDQSNGIPVSYGPQGTNANWPSGTAPTVQTFTATPSSISSGQSSTLHWTTTNAGYVFVDPAVGPIRTASASVSPTSTTTYTVVAANQYGADSKTVTVNVSGGGSIASATFTNSGTESCGTQATTYWDSMFPGYAGFRLGQGGVYCGQAGAGYQNLYKFWDLKNDANQQYPLQTDDTGMFQHQGTMLTEPGDSTRYSEWKESAGLTSEGYSTTVNAQNNVRSSITLHGPMRAYGAARPDYPPDPYVWMDRKYVFYRHGTGTGVGAGKVYLTETLGYNTGESGKTGIKITGESWYLDVGWYNLTGEQQTNSRSGCYTTGFSTFGPSPFNLVYENPGNYSGKQWLLFSANVANSSPNSSEQLPGQPGCWNPDGPSDGQSGRLQPGHLYQCGPGATSTACAAYPTPDLGKLVYSNLLEVSYDVPSCGYMTTLVASYFLGGLRFYCNYGGGYTINAGSSHIERNAGFFGDNGITTPAVANAFAAEYIGSPVNSVPAPAVSNASFDPEEGYWTISTANANSGFSNTATGSVLHSPAFHVTGYTNSAPNTITVGGINKAEDTDFVAVKEGSDLVLQYLADVADHVSIVIPSGGGSDSTPPTVSITQPSAGSVSGTITVAASATDDTAMQSVQFKLDGSNLGTQQSCSGASCTPSISWNTTQAANGVHALTAYACDTDSPQNCTTSAAVTITVSNGVAPVGSTHVGTMSGGRVN, encoded by the coding sequence GTGAAGTTCAGGCTCGTATTAGCCCTTCTGCTTCTTTCGATTTCTCTGCTGGCTCAGACTTGTCCCCTGGCCAGCGTTCCCCTGGGATTGAACACCAATCTCGGCGGAGCGGTGCCCTATGGCGTGACCAGCCACCCATTTAATGTGAACGTAAGCGGGGCTGGCTGGTATCCGATCACCACTTCTGGCGATGACCAGGCGGCGCGTATTCACGTCATGGATCCTGCCTCCAATAACTGCTACGGAAGCGGCGGTTATGACGGCAGTTGTCTCTATCCCAACCCCGAATTCGGCCAGGGTAGTCCTGTCAACGGCCAGCCCTATCTGATCGTCGATAACAGCACCCCGCTGGTTCCGGTCTACATTCCCGCCGACCAATATCACTATGAGTCTGATGCCATCAACGATGTGACTCACGGCTTTTGCAATCCCGGACCCAACGGCAACGGCCTCCAGAGTTGTACGGCTGCGGTGCCCATCCCGGCCGGGCGAACGGATTTCTGCAGCGGCAGCGGCTGCACGGTGAACGATTCCAGCGATCGCATTGCTGTGCTTGTGAACCGCGACAATTGCTATGCCTTTGAGATGTATAAGGGCTACTACGATTCAGTCGCGGGGAAGTGGTACGCCTCCAACGTGGCCATCTGGGACATGATGAACTACGTCCCGCGGCCTTACGGGATGACCGGCATTGGGGCCAGCGGCACTCCCATCTTTCCGCTGCTCATCAAATACGACGAAACCCACAACAATGCGATCAATCACACCTTGCGCTGTGAAATGTCGAATTCCCGCAACGCCGCGATTCTTCCCGCCGAGCATCGCACCAGCGGCGCCGGGCCGGGATGGCCGGAGCAGGGCCTGCGCTGGCGGCTGAAGTCGAGTTATGACACCTCCTGGATGAGCAACCCCGATGCGAAAGCGGTCGTGCAGGCGTTGAAAACCTACGGTTGCATCATGACCGACAACAGCGGCGGCGGTTTTTATGTTGATGGCAGCAACGATTCCCGCTGGAACGGCTACCCCATGTGGCTGGAATTGCAGTCCATCCGGTTTATCAACCAGAGCACGGGTGTCCCCAATTTTGAGTTTGTTACTGACCAGTCGAATGGCATTCCCGTCAGTTATGGTCCGCAGGGCACGAATGCAAACTGGCCGAGCGGAACTGCGCCAACCGTGCAGACTTTCACCGCCACACCGAGTTCGATCAGTTCCGGGCAGTCCTCGACTCTGCATTGGACGACCACTAATGCGGGCTACGTTTTCGTTGATCCTGCGGTGGGTCCGATACGTACAGCGTCTGCCAGCGTTTCCCCCACCAGCACCACGACCTACACCGTCGTGGCCGCCAATCAATATGGCGCGGATTCAAAGACAGTCACGGTGAACGTGAGCGGCGGCGGCTCGATAGCATCCGCGACTTTCACTAATAGCGGCACAGAGTCCTGCGGCACTCAGGCAACTACCTATTGGGACAGCATGTTTCCCGGCTACGCTGGCTTTCGGCTGGGACAGGGTGGCGTGTACTGCGGCCAGGCTGGCGCGGGCTACCAGAATCTTTATAAGTTCTGGGATTTGAAGAATGACGCGAACCAGCAGTATCCGTTGCAGACCGATGACACAGGAATGTTTCAGCATCAGGGTACGATGCTCACCGAACCCGGTGATAGCACGCGCTACTCGGAGTGGAAGGAGTCAGCCGGGTTGACCTCAGAGGGTTATTCGACCACCGTCAACGCACAGAACAATGTACGCAGCAGCATCACGCTGCACGGCCCCATGCGGGCCTACGGCGCGGCGCGGCCTGATTATCCCCCCGATCCCTACGTCTGGATGGACCGCAAGTACGTCTTTTATCGCCACGGCACAGGGACAGGGGTTGGCGCTGGCAAGGTCTATCTAACCGAAACCCTGGGCTACAACACGGGCGAGTCCGGCAAGACCGGCATCAAGATCACTGGGGAAAGCTGGTATCTTGATGTGGGCTGGTACAACCTGACGGGGGAACAGCAAACTAACTCGCGCTCGGGATGCTATACCACTGGCTTTTCTACGTTTGGACCGTCGCCTTTCAATCTGGTTTACGAAAATCCCGGCAACTATAGCGGCAAGCAGTGGCTTCTGTTCTCGGCCAACGTCGCCAACAGTTCCCCGAACTCGAGCGAACAACTCCCGGGCCAGCCGGGATGCTGGAATCCCGACGGGCCTTCTGACGGCCAGAGTGGACGTCTGCAGCCAGGTCACCTGTATCAGTGCGGACCGGGCGCGACTTCAACCGCCTGCGCCGCGTATCCCACGCCCGATCTCGGAAAACTGGTTTATTCCAACCTGCTGGAAGTCAGCTACGACGTTCCCAGTTGTGGCTACATGACCACCCTGGTGGCATCCTACTTCCTCGGCGGGCTGCGCTTCTATTGCAACTATGGCGGCGGATACACCATCAACGCCGGCAGCAGCCATATCGAGCGCAACGCCGGATTCTTTGGCGACAACGGCATCACTACCCCAGCTGTGGCCAACGCTTTCGCGGCGGAATACATCGGCTCGCCAGTCAATTCCGTGCCAGCGCCCGCCGTCAGCAACGCCAGCTTCGATCCCGAAGAAGGCTACTGGACGATCAGCACCGCCAACGCAAACAGCGGCTTCTCGAACACCGCTACCGGCAGCGTTCTGCATAGTCCTGCCTTCCACGTCACCGGGTACACGAATTCCGCGCCCAACACGATTACGGTCGGTGGGATAAATAAAGCCGAAGACACTGACTTTGTTGCCGTTAAAGAGGGCTCCGATCTGGTCTTGCAGTATCTGGCTGATGTTGCTGACCACGTATCGATCGTAATTCCGTCAGGGGGAGGCTCGGACAGTACGCCGCCGACCGTCTCGATCACGCAACCCTCGGCGGGCAGCGTCAGCGGCACGATCACGGTCGCTGCCTCGGCGACTGATGATACCGCGATGCAGAGCGTGCAGTTCAAATTGGATGGCAGCAACCTGGGCACGCAGCAATCCTGTTCGGGAGCGAGTTGCACGCCTTCGATCTCTTGGAATACGACTCAGGCCGCCAACGGCGTGCACGCGCTGACTGCCTATGCCTGCGACACCGATTCGCCCCAGAACTGCACCACGTCGGCCGCAGTTACCATCACCGTGAGCAATGGTGTGGCTCCAGTCGGGTCGACACACGTCGGCACCATGTC